Proteins encoded together in one Oceanobacillus iheyensis HTE831 window:
- a CDS encoding DUF2179 domain-containing protein: MLENAFIMLAIIFSVNVIYVSLMTVRMILTLKGRTYIAAFVSMFEIVIYVVGLGLVLDNLDQIQNLVAYAIGFGTGLVIGAKIEEKLALGYITVNVVSANPDLKFTQRLREKGYGVTSWSSYGREGDRLSVQILTPRKYELRLYETIQEIDPKAFIISYEPKRIHGGFWVKQVRKGKLMNPKKKKNTNTVESENEQK; encoded by the coding sequence GTGTTAGAGAATGCTTTTATTATGCTTGCGATAATTTTCTCGGTTAATGTTATTTATGTATCTCTAATGACAGTGAGAATGATTTTAACATTAAAAGGAAGAACGTATATTGCAGCATTTGTGAGTATGTTCGAGATTGTTATATATGTTGTTGGATTAGGACTTGTATTAGATAATCTGGACCAGATTCAAAATCTAGTTGCTTACGCTATTGGTTTTGGAACAGGTTTAGTTATTGGTGCAAAAATTGAAGAAAAGCTAGCTTTGGGATATATAACCGTGAACGTTGTGTCTGCAAACCCGGATTTAAAATTTACACAGCGACTTCGTGAAAAGGGGTATGGTGTAACAAGCTGGTCTTCATATGGAAGAGAAGGCGATCGTTTATCTGTTCAGATTTTAACCCCTCGTAAGTATGAATTACGTCTATATGAAACGATTCAAGAAATTGATCCGAAAGCGTTTATTATTTCATATGAGCCAAAGCGAATACATGGCGGTTTCTGGGTAAAACAAGTTCGTAAAGGGAAATTAATGAATCCGAAGAAAAAGAAAAATACGAATACAGTGGAATCAGAAAACGAACAAAAATAG
- the purE gene encoding 5-(carboxyamino)imidazole ribonucleotide mutase has translation MAQVGVIMGSISDWETMQYTCNVLDELQISYEKEVISAHRTPDDMFAYSKQARSKGLKVIIAGAGGAAHLPGMVASQTTLPVIGVPVESKSLQGLDSLLSIVQMPGGVPTATVAIGKAGAKNAGILAAQIISTFDEGAEKSLEKYREEMRESVKEMRENLADY, from the coding sequence ATGGCTCAAGTAGGGGTTATTATGGGAAGTATTTCCGACTGGGAAACGATGCAGTATACTTGTAATGTGCTTGATGAATTACAGATCTCTTATGAGAAAGAAGTGATATCCGCACATCGTACTCCGGATGACATGTTTGCTTACTCGAAACAAGCTCGTAGTAAAGGGCTAAAGGTTATTATTGCTGGGGCAGGGGGAGCAGCACACTTACCAGGAATGGTAGCTTCACAAACAACGTTACCCGTTATAGGTGTACCAGTTGAAAGTAAATCATTACAAGGCTTAGATTCCCTGTTATCTATTGTGCAAATGCCTGGTGGAGTACCAACCGCTACAGTTGCAATTGGGAAAGCCGGAGCCAAAAATGCTGGTATTCTTGCGGCACAGATTATTAGCACTTTTGATGAAGGTGCAGAGAAATCTCTAGAGAAATATCGGGAAGAAATGCGAGAATCTGTAAAAGAAATGAGGGAAAATCTTGCAGACTACTAA
- the purK gene encoding 5-(carboxyamino)imidazole ribonucleotide synthase: MQTTNTILPSQTIGIIGGGQLGRMMAIAARYMGYKIVVLDPTPDCPTAHVADQQIVAAYDDLHAIDQLIDGCDVITYEFENVDLQAAAIIHQSGKLPQGTRALEVTQNREKEKQVVSDLRLPVPDYYIVTSTEECEHALDSIAFPAVIKTCRGGYDGKGQLKIHNESEKEQAIQFFKLHGYCIIEQWITFDKEVSVVFTRSINGDIEFFPLAENEHRDHILYKTTVPANVDQSIHDSACQIAKKIADYMDIVGTFAIEMFVKGKEVYVNEMAPRPHNSGHYTIEGCNISQFAQHIRAICGLPLIEVELHGPTAMINVLGNDIKYAKTFLSRSNVGFLHLYGKEEPKEKRKMGHITFTAKTTEELEKQVNYFKEEIHS, encoded by the coding sequence TTGCAGACTACTAATACTATCTTACCTTCACAAACAATTGGAATTATTGGTGGTGGACAATTAGGAAGAATGATGGCAATCGCTGCACGGTATATGGGATATAAGATTGTTGTTTTAGACCCGACTCCAGATTGCCCTACTGCACATGTGGCAGACCAACAAATTGTTGCTGCTTATGATGATTTACATGCAATTGATCAGTTAATAGATGGTTGTGACGTGATTACATATGAATTTGAAAATGTGGATTTACAAGCTGCTGCAATCATTCATCAGTCTGGTAAGTTACCGCAAGGAACACGTGCTCTAGAAGTAACTCAAAACCGTGAAAAAGAAAAACAAGTCGTATCTGATTTACGATTGCCAGTCCCAGACTATTATATTGTTACAAGTACAGAAGAATGTGAACATGCGCTTGATTCCATTGCTTTTCCAGCAGTGATCAAAACGTGTCGTGGTGGTTATGATGGTAAAGGACAATTAAAAATTCATAACGAATCTGAAAAAGAACAAGCGATCCAATTTTTTAAGCTACATGGATATTGCATTATTGAGCAATGGATTACATTTGATAAAGAAGTATCGGTAGTGTTTACAAGGTCTATAAATGGGGATATTGAGTTCTTTCCTTTAGCAGAGAACGAACATCGTGATCACATTCTATACAAAACAACTGTTCCAGCTAATGTAGACCAATCTATTCATGACTCTGCCTGTCAGATAGCTAAAAAAATTGCGGATTATATGGATATTGTCGGTACTTTTGCTATTGAAATGTTTGTAAAAGGAAAAGAAGTCTATGTCAATGAAATGGCTCCTCGTCCTCACAATTCAGGGCATTATACAATCGAAGGCTGCAATATTTCGCAATTCGCCCAGCATATCCGAGCAATTTGCGGTTTGCCATTAATCGAAGTGGAGTTACATGGTCCAACGGCTATGATTAATGTTTTAGGAAATGATATAAAATATGCAAAAACGTTTCTTTCCAGATCGAATGTTGGCTTTCTTCATTTGTATGGAAAAGAAGAGCCGAAAGAAAAACGAAAAATGGGACATATTACATTCACTGCGAAGACAACAGAAGAACTAGAGAAACAAGTGAATTACTTCAAGGAGGAAATACATTCATGA
- the purB gene encoding adenylosuccinate lyase, whose translation MIERYTREEMGSIWTEENKFKAWLEVEILACEAWSELGVIPKEDVKKLRENASFDMNRIYEIEEETRHDVVAFTRAVSETLGEERKWVHYGLTSTDVVDTALSYILKQANDILRKDLNQFVEILKEKAIEHKHTVMMGRTHGVHAEPTTFGLKMALWYEEMKRNVERFELAAKNIEFGKISGAVGTYANIDPFVEQYVCEKLGTSPAPVSTQTLQRDRHAAYLSALALIATSIEKFATEIRGLQKTETREVEERFAKGQKGSSAMPHKRNPIGSENMTGMARVIRGYMVTAYENVALWHERDISHSSAERVILPDATIALNYMLNRFGNIVKNLTVFPENMKRNIDRTHGVIFSQRVLLSLIDKGMAREEAYDIVQPKAMDAWETETHFKQLVESDDRITGKLTQAEIDDCFDYTYHLKNVDQIFTKIGIS comes from the coding sequence ATGATTGAACGTTATACAAGAGAAGAAATGGGTAGTATTTGGACGGAAGAGAATAAATTCAAAGCGTGGTTAGAGGTTGAAATACTAGCTTGCGAAGCATGGAGCGAGTTAGGTGTTATCCCGAAAGAAGATGTAAAGAAATTAAGAGAAAATGCTTCTTTTGATATGAACCGCATTTATGAAATTGAAGAAGAAACACGACATGATGTAGTGGCATTTACACGTGCTGTATCCGAGACATTAGGGGAAGAGCGTAAATGGGTACATTATGGTTTAACATCGACTGACGTTGTAGATACAGCATTATCTTATATTTTAAAACAAGCAAACGATATTCTACGTAAAGACTTAAATCAATTTGTTGAAATTCTGAAAGAAAAAGCAATAGAGCATAAACATACGGTAATGATGGGACGCACACATGGTGTTCATGCAGAACCAACAACATTCGGATTGAAAATGGCATTATGGTATGAAGAAATGAAACGAAATGTAGAGCGTTTTGAACTGGCTGCGAAGAACATCGAATTTGGTAAGATTTCTGGTGCAGTGGGTACTTATGCAAATATCGATCCATTTGTGGAACAGTATGTGTGTGAAAAATTAGGTACTTCTCCAGCTCCTGTGTCCACACAAACATTACAACGTGATCGTCATGCTGCATATTTATCGGCTCTTGCATTAATTGCAACGTCGATCGAAAAGTTCGCAACAGAAATTCGTGGATTGCAGAAAACAGAAACACGTGAAGTAGAAGAGCGATTTGCGAAAGGTCAGAAAGGCTCGTCTGCAATGCCGCATAAACGTAATCCAATCGGATCAGAAAATATGACTGGTATGGCTCGTGTGATTCGAGGATATATGGTAACAGCCTATGAAAATGTGGCTTTATGGCATGAACGTGATATTTCTCATTCATCAGCAGAGAGAGTAATCTTACCAGACGCGACTATTGCTTTAAATTATATGTTAAATCGTTTTGGTAATATCGTAAAAAACTTAACGGTGTTCCCAGAGAATATGAAGCGTAATATTGATCGCACACATGGGGTTATTTTCTCCCAAAGAGTGTTGCTTTCATTAATTGATAAAGGCATGGCTCGTGAGGAAGCATATGACATTGTACAACCAAAAGCAATGGATGCTTGGGAAACAGAGACACATTTCAAACAGTTGGTAGAAAGTGATGACCGAATTACTGGAAAGCTAACGCAAGCAGAGATTGATGATTGTTTTGATTATACGTATCACTTGAAGAATGTCGATCAAATCTTTACAAAAATCGGTATTTCCTAG
- the purC gene encoding phosphoribosylaminoimidazolesuccinocarboxamide synthase, whose translation MKAALLYEGKAKKVYQSSEDEHQLVLSYKNDATAFNGEKKSQFEGKGRLNNEISSLIFQRLHEAGISTHFIKRLDSTQQIVQKTSIIPLEVVIRNLATGSITKRLGIKEKVSFTPPLLELFYKDDALGDPLINDEHALLLTDITETELAEIKDKAREVNAALQEIFQSIGIKLVDFKLEFGRNKDGEILLSDEVSPDTCRLWDIETNEKLDKDVFRQGTGDLITVYQEILNRLEVHV comes from the coding sequence ATGAAAGCAGCACTTTTATATGAAGGTAAAGCGAAGAAAGTATATCAATCTTCTGAAGATGAACATCAATTAGTGCTCTCCTATAAAAATGACGCAACAGCTTTTAATGGCGAGAAGAAAAGTCAATTTGAAGGGAAAGGGAGACTCAATAATGAGATCTCCTCCCTTATCTTTCAACGTTTACATGAAGCAGGAATTAGCACACATTTTATAAAACGGTTAGATTCGACTCAACAAATTGTTCAGAAAACTAGTATTATTCCTTTAGAAGTGGTAATTCGCAATCTTGCGACAGGTAGTATTACCAAGAGGTTAGGAATTAAAGAAAAGGTATCTTTTACCCCACCATTACTCGAATTGTTTTATAAAGATGATGCTTTAGGTGATCCGTTAATCAATGATGAGCATGCATTGCTATTAACGGATATAACGGAAACCGAATTAGCTGAAATAAAAGATAAAGCTAGAGAAGTAAATGCCGCCCTACAAGAAATCTTTCAATCTATTGGAATTAAACTAGTAGATTTCAAACTGGAATTTGGAAGAAATAAAGATGGAGAAATACTTCTTTCCGATGAAGTTTCTCCGGATACGTGCAGGTTATGGGATATTGAAACGAATGAAAAACTCGATAAAGATGTATTTCGCCAAGGTACAGGAGACTTAATTACTGTATATCAAGAAATTTTAAATCGGTTGGAGGTTCATGTATGA
- the purS gene encoding phosphoribosylformylglycinamidine synthase subunit PurS, giving the protein MKKVTVYITLKPGVLDPQGKAIQESLQSLGYQEVEDARVGKFIELQVEEGPNIEERITEMCDRLLANPVIENYQFDLEGVK; this is encoded by the coding sequence ATGAAAAAAGTAACGGTATATATCACATTAAAACCAGGAGTTTTGGATCCACAAGGAAAGGCAATTCAAGAATCACTTCAGTCCTTAGGATATCAAGAGGTTGAAGATGCTCGAGTAGGAAAGTTTATTGAATTGCAAGTTGAGGAAGGGCCTAACATTGAAGAACGCATCACGGAGATGTGTGACCGTCTTTTAGCGAACCCAGTTATTGAGAATTATCAATTTGATTTAGAGGGGGTTAAGTAA
- the purQ gene encoding phosphoribosylformylglycinamidine synthase subunit PurQ: MKFAVIVFPGSNCDRDMYHAVKEVAGAEAELVWYTETDKLEGVDGILLPGGFSYGDYLRSGSMASTSDVMHKIREHAAKGKPVLGVCNGFQILTESGLLPGALMRNKHLSFMCHQEELVVEDNQTFFTSLYEKKEVVRFPIAHGEGSYFCDEATLKELQANNQIVFTYKNNPNGSIENIAGIRNKQGNVLGMMPHPERAVEELLGSDDGLKLFKSMIANWRDSYAINA; encoded by the coding sequence GTGAAATTTGCTGTCATCGTGTTTCCAGGTTCAAATTGTGATCGAGATATGTACCACGCAGTAAAGGAAGTAGCAGGTGCTGAAGCAGAACTTGTTTGGTATACAGAAACAGATAAATTAGAAGGTGTAGACGGAATTTTACTCCCAGGTGGCTTTTCCTATGGTGATTACTTACGTTCAGGATCAATGGCTTCGACTTCAGATGTTATGCATAAAATTCGTGAGCATGCAGCGAAAGGAAAGCCGGTTTTAGGAGTGTGTAATGGATTCCAAATCTTAACGGAATCTGGACTTCTACCTGGAGCATTGATGAGAAATAAACATCTGTCATTCATGTGTCATCAAGAAGAACTAGTGGTGGAGGATAATCAAACGTTTTTCACTTCTTTATATGAAAAGAAGGAAGTGGTTCGTTTTCCGATTGCACACGGTGAAGGAAGTTATTTCTGTGATGAGGCAACGTTGAAAGAGTTACAAGCAAATAATCAAATCGTATTTACATATAAAAACAATCCAAATGGATCGATTGAAAATATCGCAGGCATTCGAAATAAACAAGGAAATGTACTTGGGATGATGCCTCACCCAGAACGAGCTGTAGAAGAACTACTTGGCAGTGACGATGGATTGAAACTGTTTAAATCAATGATCGCAAATTGGAGGGACAGCTATGCAATTAACGCATGA
- the purL gene encoding phosphoribosylformylglycinamidine synthase subunit PurL, producing the protein MQLTHDIQPEKIEKDRLYLDMGLSDEEFQRIKQILGRHPNFTETGIFSVMWSEHCSYKTSKPLLKKFPTDGPHVLQGPGEGAGVIDIGDEQAVVFKIESHNHPSAVEPYQGAATGVGGIIRDVFSMGARPIASLNSLRFGPLTNNRTKYLFSEVVAGIAGYGNCVGVPTVGGEVQFDESYEDNPLVNAMCVGLINHKDVQKGIAAGIGNTILYAGPPTGRDGIHGATFASDDLAEDSNKDRPAVQVGDPFMEKLLIEACLEVIQSDALVGIQDMGAAGLTSSASEMASKAGTGLEMNLDLVPQREQGMTAYEMMLSESQERMLLCVQAGREQEIIDIFEKYGLKSVPVGKVIEEKVFRIKHLDEVVADIPVDSLADDAPVYNMPSKEAAYYRAFQQMDIATPAIEDYANTLKQLLQQPTIANKEWVYDQYDSMVQTNTVVTPGSDAAVVRIKGTEKALAMTTDCNSRYIYLDPETGGKIAVAEAARNIVCSGAKPLGLTDGLNFGNPTNPEIFWQMEKSVEGMSAACDALHTPVISGNVSLYNQSKGKSIYPTPIVGMVGLHESTQHITPSYFQEKEDVIYCIGEAKAEFGGSELQHLYSGKYEGKAPHIDLDVEAERQEKLLSAIKEGIISSAHDISEGGLAIALAESLFNGQGLGAEINVVGDATVELFSESQSRFLVSVNKKHANAFESHFPEAAKLGKVTDQGQLTISISDKTIIHERVEELENLWKGAIPCLLKSKA; encoded by the coding sequence ATGCAATTAACGCATGATATACAACCAGAGAAAATTGAGAAGGACCGTCTTTACCTAGATATGGGATTAAGTGATGAAGAGTTTCAACGAATTAAACAAATACTCGGACGTCATCCGAATTTTACAGAGACAGGTATTTTTTCCGTAATGTGGTCAGAGCATTGTAGCTATAAAACGTCAAAACCACTGTTGAAAAAGTTTCCTACAGATGGACCACATGTCTTACAAGGACCTGGTGAAGGTGCTGGCGTAATTGATATTGGTGACGAGCAAGCAGTCGTATTTAAAATCGAAAGTCATAATCATCCATCAGCAGTTGAACCCTACCAAGGAGCTGCTACTGGAGTAGGTGGAATCATTCGTGATGTATTTTCAATGGGGGCACGACCAATTGCTTCGCTTAATTCATTACGATTTGGACCATTAACGAATAATCGTACGAAGTATCTCTTTTCTGAAGTAGTCGCTGGAATAGCTGGATATGGTAACTGTGTCGGTGTTCCGACAGTTGGCGGAGAAGTACAATTCGATGAAAGTTATGAAGATAATCCTCTTGTGAATGCGATGTGTGTCGGATTAATTAATCATAAAGATGTGCAAAAAGGGATAGCAGCGGGGATTGGAAATACCATTCTTTATGCAGGACCACCAACTGGTCGTGATGGAATCCATGGCGCTACGTTTGCCTCTGATGATCTAGCGGAAGATTCGAATAAAGACAGACCTGCTGTCCAGGTCGGAGATCCATTTATGGAAAAATTATTAATCGAAGCTTGTTTAGAGGTAATACAATCGGATGCATTAGTCGGCATTCAAGATATGGGTGCGGCAGGACTGACATCCTCTGCCAGTGAAATGGCAAGTAAAGCTGGAACTGGTTTAGAGATGAATCTTGATCTTGTTCCCCAACGTGAACAAGGAATGACAGCATATGAAATGATGCTTTCTGAGTCTCAAGAGCGTATGTTGCTTTGTGTGCAAGCAGGCCGTGAACAAGAAATTATCGATATATTCGAAAAATACGGACTTAAATCTGTACCAGTAGGAAAAGTAATTGAAGAAAAAGTATTCCGTATTAAGCACCTTGATGAAGTGGTCGCTGACATCCCTGTTGATTCATTAGCAGACGATGCTCCTGTCTATAATATGCCATCCAAGGAGGCGGCTTACTACAGAGCTTTTCAACAAATGGATATAGCAACACCGGCTATTGAAGATTATGCAAATACGTTAAAACAACTATTACAACAACCGACAATCGCGAACAAAGAGTGGGTTTATGATCAATATGATTCCATGGTGCAAACCAATACCGTCGTTACCCCTGGTTCAGATGCTGCAGTTGTTCGGATTAAAGGAACGGAAAAAGCACTTGCAATGACAACAGATTGTAATTCGAGATACATCTATCTAGATCCAGAAACAGGTGGAAAAATCGCAGTAGCAGAAGCAGCGAGAAACATCGTGTGCTCAGGAGCAAAACCACTAGGATTAACAGATGGATTAAACTTTGGTAATCCGACGAATCCAGAGATCTTTTGGCAAATGGAGAAGAGTGTAGAAGGAATGAGTGCTGCATGTGATGCACTGCATACGCCGGTAATTAGTGGAAATGTTTCTTTATACAATCAATCAAAAGGAAAATCTATTTATCCAACACCAATTGTAGGAATGGTTGGTTTGCATGAATCGACGCAACATATTACACCTAGTTATTTTCAAGAGAAAGAGGATGTAATTTATTGTATTGGTGAAGCAAAAGCAGAATTCGGAGGTTCAGAATTACAACATTTATACTCTGGAAAATATGAAGGAAAAGCACCACATATTGATTTAGATGTGGAGGCAGAACGTCAAGAAAAACTACTTTCAGCTATTAAAGAAGGAATTATTTCGTCTGCACATGACATATCTGAAGGTGGTCTAGCGATTGCCTTAGCTGAGTCTTTATTCAATGGTCAAGGCCTTGGAGCGGAAATTAATGTAGTAGGAGATGCAACCGTAGAACTATTTAGTGAATCTCAATCACGGTTCCTTGTTTCCGTCAACAAGAAACATGCGAATGCATTTGAGTCTCATTTTCCAGAAGCAGCTAAGTTAGGCAAGGTTACTGATCAAGGGCAACTAACTATTTCTATTAGCGATAAAACAATTATTCACGAACGTGTCGAAGAATTAGAGAATCTTTGGAAGGGAGCTATTCCATGCTTGCTGAAATCAAAGGCATAA
- the purF gene encoding amidophosphoribosyltransferase, whose product MLAEIKGINEECGVFGIWGHEKAAELTYYGLHSMQHRGQEGAGVVVNTGSELKGHKGLGLVNDVFKRVKFDDLEGSVAVGHVRYATQGGRGIENVQPLLFQSQTGGMALAHNGNLMNAHELRGELEGEGSILQTSSDTEVLAHLIKRSGEVTEDSIARALNRVVGAYAYIILQEDKMFAALDPSGIRPLSIGRLGDAYVIASETCAFDQIGATFEREVLPGELITISDEGMTSTRFAPRDKRRMCAMEYVYLSRPDSDVNYVNVHASRKQMGKELAKESSVDADIVVGVPDSSISAAIGYAEESGLPYEMGIIKNRYVGRTFIQPSQELRELGVKMKLSPVRSIIEGKRVVMIDDSIVRGTTSRRIVQMLREAGAKEIHVRIASPAIQNPCYYGIDMSTKKELIGANYSVDEINGIIGSDTLAYLSEKGLEKAIVKDKTINQGVCMACMTGKYPVKQDGELEIHYTSC is encoded by the coding sequence ATGCTTGCTGAAATCAAAGGCATAAATGAAGAATGTGGTGTTTTTGGCATCTGGGGTCACGAAAAAGCAGCTGAATTAACTTATTATGGCTTACATTCCATGCAACATCGAGGACAAGAAGGTGCTGGGGTTGTTGTTAATACGGGTAGCGAACTAAAAGGACATAAAGGTTTGGGTCTTGTAAATGATGTGTTCAAACGAGTTAAATTTGATGACTTGGAAGGAAGTGTAGCAGTAGGGCACGTCCGGTATGCGACACAAGGTGGGAGAGGCATTGAAAATGTCCAACCTTTATTATTTCAGTCACAAACTGGCGGAATGGCGCTAGCACATAATGGTAATCTGATGAACGCACATGAACTGCGTGGCGAATTAGAAGGAGAAGGAAGCATATTACAAACCTCTTCGGATACGGAAGTCTTAGCTCATTTAATTAAACGTAGTGGAGAAGTAACAGAGGACTCTATAGCTCGTGCACTGAATCGTGTAGTCGGTGCATACGCATATATCATACTGCAAGAAGATAAAATGTTTGCAGCACTTGATCCTTCAGGTATTCGTCCACTTTCTATTGGTAGATTGGGAGATGCTTATGTGATAGCTTCCGAGACGTGTGCTTTTGACCAAATTGGTGCAACATTTGAACGAGAAGTGCTTCCAGGGGAATTGATCACAATTAGTGATGAAGGGATGACCTCTACTCGATTTGCACCAAGAGACAAGCGACGAATGTGTGCAATGGAATATGTCTACCTTTCTAGACCAGATAGTGATGTGAACTATGTGAATGTCCATGCGTCGAGAAAACAAATGGGGAAAGAGTTAGCGAAAGAATCATCCGTTGATGCGGATATCGTTGTCGGTGTACCTGATTCTAGTATTTCTGCTGCAATCGGCTATGCGGAAGAAAGTGGACTCCCTTATGAAATGGGCATCATAAAAAATCGTTATGTCGGACGTACCTTTATCCAACCATCTCAAGAACTCAGAGAATTAGGGGTGAAGATGAAGCTTTCACCTGTTCGAAGCATTATTGAAGGAAAACGAGTTGTTATGATTGATGATTCAATTGTACGTGGGACAACAAGCCGACGCATTGTTCAGATGTTACGAGAAGCGGGTGCAAAAGAGATTCATGTTCGGATAGCTTCTCCAGCGATTCAAAATCCATGTTATTACGGAATTGATATGTCTACTAAAAAAGAATTAATTGGAGCCAATTATTCTGTTGATGAAATCAATGGAATTATAGGCTCAGATACGCTAGCTTATTTATCAGAAAAAGGGTTGGAAAAAGCAATCGTAAAAGACAAAACGATTAATCAAGGTGTTTGTATGGCTTGTATGACTGGCAAATACCCAGTAAAACAAGACGGTGAATTGGAAATTCATTATACAAGTTGTTAA
- the purM gene encoding phosphoribosylformylglycinamidine cyclo-ligase: MSEVYKQAGVDVEKGYEAVERLKKHVARTHRPEVLGGIGAFAGAFDLSSLQYKEPVLLSGTDGVGTKLKLAIDLDKHDTVGIDLVAMCVNDIIAQGGDPLFFLDYIACGENDPSRIEAIVSGIAEGCEQAGAALIGGETAEMPGMYDPDEYDLAGFVVGIVEKSAMITGKDIKSGDVVIGLSSSGIHSNGYSLVRKLIADVDLNQTYPGLSQTVKDAVMAPTKIYAKSIQALKKEVNLKGISHITGGGFDENIPRMLPDGLGVLIETNSWDIPEVFHFLEEKGNIDNREMYGVFNMGIGMAVVVAEEDVSIALQLLEKVDEQAYVIGKVTEEEGVHFTL; the protein is encoded by the coding sequence ATGTCAGAAGTCTATAAACAAGCAGGAGTAGATGTTGAAAAAGGGTATGAAGCTGTAGAACGGCTAAAAAAACATGTCGCTCGTACACATCGTCCAGAGGTATTAGGGGGCATAGGTGCTTTTGCAGGAGCGTTTGATCTATCGTCGTTACAATATAAAGAACCCGTTCTCCTTTCTGGTACAGATGGGGTTGGAACAAAATTAAAACTAGCTATTGACTTAGATAAGCATGACACGGTTGGGATTGATTTAGTGGCAATGTGTGTCAATGATATCATCGCCCAAGGTGGAGATCCTCTGTTCTTTTTAGATTATATCGCATGTGGTGAAAATGATCCTTCTAGGATAGAAGCAATTGTATCTGGTATTGCCGAAGGATGTGAACAAGCAGGAGCTGCGTTAATAGGTGGAGAGACTGCTGAAATGCCTGGTATGTATGATCCTGATGAATATGATTTAGCAGGATTTGTCGTTGGAATTGTGGAAAAATCAGCGATGATCACAGGTAAAGATATCAAATCTGGTGATGTAGTAATTGGACTTTCATCCAGCGGGATTCATTCAAATGGCTATTCACTCGTCCGTAAATTAATAGCGGATGTCGATTTAAATCAAACATACCCTGGCTTAAGTCAAACAGTAAAAGATGCAGTAATGGCACCAACTAAAATTTATGCAAAATCGATTCAAGCATTAAAAAAAGAAGTGAATTTAAAGGGAATATCGCATATTACTGGTGGCGGATTTGATGAAAATATTCCGCGTATGTTACCAGATGGATTAGGTGTTCTAATTGAGACAAATAGCTGGGATATACCAGAGGTTTTTCACTTCCTAGAAGAAAAAGGGAATATTGATAACAGAGAAATGTATGGCGTGTTCAACATGGGAATTGGAATGGCAGTGGTTGTGGCTGAAGAAGATGTTTCTATCGCATTACAGTTACTCGAAAAAGTAGATGAACAAGCATATGTGATTGGTAAGGTAACAGAGGAGGAAGGAGTGCACTTTACATTATGA
- the purN gene encoding phosphoribosylglycinamide formyltransferase, with the protein MTIKAAVFASGAGSNFEAIMEANDLKCKISLLVCDKPGALVIDKAARYGIPTLVFNPKEYGSKSEYEEMIHRHLQHYGISWIFLAGYMRLIGDTLLNEYESKILNIHPSLLPFFPGKDAIGQAYDAGARETGVSIHYVDAGMDTGPVIAQESVMIEENDTKEKLKERIQKVEHQLYPTVINQVLSNKVR; encoded by the coding sequence ATGACTATAAAAGCAGCTGTTTTTGCTTCAGGTGCGGGTAGTAATTTTGAGGCAATAATGGAAGCAAACGATTTGAAGTGTAAGATTTCTCTTCTCGTATGCGATAAACCAGGAGCATTAGTGATAGATAAAGCAGCGCGTTATGGTATTCCCACATTGGTCTTTAATCCAAAGGAATACGGTTCAAAGTCTGAATACGAAGAAATGATTCACCGTCATTTACAACATTATGGAATTTCATGGATTTTTTTAGCAGGGTATATGCGACTGATTGGCGATACGCTGCTGAATGAATATGAAAGTAAAATCTTAAATATACACCCTTCTTTACTGCCATTTTTTCCTGGAAAAGATGCTATTGGTCAAGCATATGATGCGGGAGCAAGAGAAACAGGGGTTAGCATTCATTATGTTGATGCAGGGATGGATACGGGACCTGTTATTGCTCAGGAAAGCGTCATGATCGAAGAAAATGATACAAAAGAAAAATTAAAAGAACGTATACAGAAGGTAGAACATCAACTTTATCCAACAGTAATTAATCAAGTATTGTCTAATAAAGTGAGGTAA